From Drosophila yakuba strain Tai18E2 chromosome 2L, Prin_Dyak_Tai18E2_2.1, whole genome shotgun sequence, one genomic window encodes:
- the LOC6526266 gene encoding vesicle transport protein SFT2C, protein MSNLKSDLDEYLLLQSDQKKPSFNVKLPQLKVPFFSSSDPEANSFLKDTDSCFPKLSRLQRIVGFVACLGMGALCMTLSTIYIPVLILKARKFALLYTLGSLFFILSFCFLSGFGSFLKQMFSKPRLLTSLSYSSCLILTLYCALVAKSTAFTVLFAVAQIIALLFMVLGTVPGGATGLKFFGQLFKSTVSASSSVLPV, encoded by the exons ATGAGTAATTTAAAATCGGACCTGGACGAGTACTTGCTACTGCAGAGTGATCAGAAGAAACCCAGCTTCAACGTTAAGTTGCCACAGCTGAAAGTTCCATTTTTCTCCAGTTCCGACCCAGAAGCAAATAGTTTTCTTAAAGATACGGACTCATGTTTTCCAAAATTG TCTCGCCTGCAGCGAATCGTGGGTTTCGTGGCCTGCCTAGGAATGGGAGCACTGTGCATGACCCTCTCCACAATCTATATTCCCGTCCTGATACTGAAGGCCAGAAAGTTCGCCCTGCTCTACACCCTGGGCAGCCTCTTCTTCATCTTGAGCTTCTGCTTTCTCTCCGGATTTGGGTCCTTTTTGAAGCAGATGTTTTCGAAACCAAGACTGCTCACCTCGCTGTCGTATAGTTCCTGTTTGATCCTAACTTTATACTGCGCCTTGGTGGCCAAGAGCACCGCATTCACGGTCCTCTTCGCAGTGGCCCAAATAATCGCGTTGCTCTTTATGGTCCTGGGCACAGTTCCTGGCGGAGCTACGGGGCTCAAGTTCTTCGGACAACTCTTCAAGAGCACCGTTTCCGCTTCATCAAGTGTTCTGCCTGTATAA